From the Kallotenue papyrolyticum genome, the window CGATGCCTGCGATGGCCATCTAGCCCGCCGCTGGCGCGTTGCCAGCACCTTTGGTACGCAGTTCGACTCGCTGGCGGACATGACCTCGTTTGTCATCGCCGGCATGGCGCTGACCTTCTACTGGCTGGCACCCGAAGCGCCGCTGGCGCTGATTGCCGTCGCCAGCGCGCTGTATGCCTTGGGTGGCGCGATCCGCCTGGCGCGCTACAACTGCACCGGGTGCCAGAACGGCTACTTCCAGGGCATACCGACCACCTTTGTCGCTGCGATCGTCGCGTTGTACTATCTGACGGCGCCGGCCCTGGCGCCGATGCTGATGATCGGCCTGGTGATCTTGTTGGCCGGTCTGATGGTCAGCTTGCTGCCCTATCCTCGCCCTGAGCTTGTGCTGCGGCGCTGCCCACCCTGGCTGGCGCTGCCGGTGGGCGTTGGCTTCCTGCTCAACCCGGCCGGCATGGTGCAGGTGTTGAGCCTGAGTTATGTTGGACTCGGGCCTGGCATCTGGCTCTACCGGCGCGCGCGGCGGGCGCGCTAACGTGCTGCCTCGCAGATGGCCTGGGCGAGCACGGTGCGTCCCGCGCGCACAACCATGCCCGGCACGACGCGGGCTGCGAAGCGATCGGCCGGCAGGTACACGTCGGTACGCGAGCCGAAGCGGATCAGACCGAAGCGCTCGCCCTGGGCCAGCAGATCGCCGGGCGTAGCCCAGTTGACGATGCGCCGCGCTACCAGCCCCACGCGTTGCGCCACCACGCACGCTCCATAGGGGGTGTCCAGCACGGTGTAACAGGCAGCATTGTGTTCAGCCGCGGCTGAGTCCGCGGCGGCGTAGCCCCCCGTCTCGTGCACGACCTCGCGTACGCGCCCGGCCAGCGGACTGCGATTGATATGCACGTCGGTTAGCGACAGAAACACCACGATGCGCAGCCACTCCTCTGGCCCGAAGCGCGCATCGCGCACGCGCTCGACGCGCAGCACGCGCCCATCGCTGGCCGCCAGCGCCGCGGCAGGATCGCTCGGCACGGCGCGGCGGGGATCGCGGAAGAAGGCAGCCACCGGCGCCAGCGCGCCCCAGGCCAGCCGGCGCAACAGGCGCGGGCGGCGCAGCAGGGTTGCGGCCAGGCTCAGCCCTGCCAGCCAGGGCAGCGCATCGGCGGCGATGCCCAGCTCCGCGCCCAGCGCGACGCGGCGGTAGTCCTCGTCGGGTTGCAGGTGGAGCGCGGCCTCGACCGGCGGCGTGCTGAAGCGTAGATGGCGGACCCAGGCCGGCGGTAGGTTGCGCCACACCAGATCGCGGCGCACCTGATGTGCCTTGATGTAGGGCGCCAGCACCGCCTGGACACCGGCGATCTGCGCCCGCTGCACGCCGGGCAGCCGCCGCTTGAGCGCGCCCAGCCAGGCATATTCGATATAGGTCAGCACCCCGTCGGGCGTGAGCAGCGCGCGGTAGCGCTCCATCAGCGCGCGCACCACCTCGGGCGGGCAGGTGTTGAAGGGTACCGCCGACACGATCACATCGAACGCTTCGTCAAAGCTCATCTGGGTCACATCGCCGTGCAGGATCGTAACCTGGTCGCGCACGGCGCGAAAGGCCGGCTCACGCTCAAAGCGCTGCCGCAGGTAGGCCACGAACTCGGCGTTGATCTCGCAGAGCACCAGGCGGTCGCCGGGCTGGAGCTGGCGCACAATCGCCGCGGTGATCGCCCCGGTGCCGGGACCAACCTCCAGGATGGCCTTGGGGCCGCGGCGTCGCGCGACCTGGGCCGCCATGGCCCGTGCCGCGTAGCGCGAGGTCGGCATGACCGCGCCGATGCTGGCAAAGGATTGACCGAGCTGCCGGATGAAGTAGAACGCTTCGCTCATGGTCGGCTTCTCTCCTGTTGAGGCGCGCATTGCCGCCTATTGTACCCGGCTTTTCGGCGCCAGACACACGCCTCCCGCGGGTGACCCGGCCCGCGGGAGCGTAGCGACCTGTGGACCTTGCAGGTGCGACCAATGGTTAGCGACCGAGTTCGCGCGCGATCTGCTGGCCGTACTCGCGCGTGGCCTGTTCGCCGCCGAGTTGCGCGCGTGGCGACTCGCGGGTGCTGGACTGATCACGCTTGCCACGGCGTCCGAACAGGTAGCCCAGCAACAGCACCGCGCCCTGGAAGAGCCAGAAGCCGGGCTGCGGGTAGCGCAGCCACTGTGGCCCGGCAAATTCCGCCATCGTCGAGGCATACCTGCCGCGCAGCGCGATCTGCTCGCTCAGCTCGCGAATATGATCGATGTGCGCGCGCAGATACGCCTCGATCAGACTCGCGCTGCGTCCGCTCAACTCGCTCTCCTCCAGCGCTTCGCGGCACATCGCCACGCCGTTCTCCTCGCCCGTGCGCATGGCGATCAACAGATCGCGCACGCTGCCGGCGGCATGGATGCGCGCCAGCAGCCGTCCGGCGCCCTCAGCCGCAGATGCTTCCGCGCCCACATCTGCGCCCAGCTTGCGCGCGCGTTTGCGCAAATCCTCGGCAAATTCGAGATGCCGCCGGCGCAGCTTCTCGAACAGGCGCGTCAGCTCGCCCTCCTCCACCCGCTCCGCCGCCACCGCATAGGCCTCCGCCGCGGCCAGCGCGCTGTCGGCCAGCAGGCGCAGCACGGTGGCTTCAGTCGCGACCTCCTCACGATTGCGTCGTAGCCA encodes:
- a CDS encoding CDP-alcohol phosphatidyltransferase family protein, with the translated sequence MDTFSPSSRLRFVIVNSFTCANLLLGVLAVIAAGTGLPHLAAWGLLACVILDACDGHLARRWRVASTFGTQFDSLADMTSFVIAGMALTFYWLAPEAPLALIAVASALYALGGAIRLARYNCTGCQNGYFQGIPTTFVAAIVALYYLTAPALAPMLMIGLVILLAGLMVSLLPYPRPELVLRRCPPWLALPVGVGFLLNPAGMVQVLSLSYVGLGPGIWLYRRARRAR
- a CDS encoding phosphatidylserine decarboxylase, coding for MSEAFYFIRQLGQSFASIGAVMPTSRYAARAMAAQVARRRGPKAILEVGPGTGAITAAIVRQLQPGDRLVLCEINAEFVAYLRQRFEREPAFRAVRDQVTILHGDVTQMSFDEAFDVIVSAVPFNTCPPEVVRALMERYRALLTPDGVLTYIEYAWLGALKRRLPGVQRAQIAGVQAVLAPYIKAHQVRRDLVWRNLPPAWVRHLRFSTPPVEAALHLQPDEDYRRVALGAELGIAADALPWLAGLSLAATLLRRPRLLRRLAWGALAPVAAFFRDPRRAVPSDPAAALAASDGRVLRVERVRDARFGPEEWLRIVVFLSLTDVHINRSPLAGRVREVVHETGGYAAADSAAAEHNAACYTVLDTPYGACVVAQRVGLVARRIVNWATPGDLLAQGERFGLIRFGSRTDVYLPADRFAARVVPGMVVRAGRTVLAQAICEAAR
- a CDS encoding DUF2383 domain-containing protein; this translates as MSWLRRNREEVATEATVLRLLADSALAAAEAYAVAAERVEEGELTRLFEKLRRRHLEFAEDLRKRARKLGADVGAEASAAEGAGRLLARIHAAGSVRDLLIAMRTGEENGVAMCREALEESELSGRSASLIEAYLRAHIDHIRELSEQIALRGRYASTMAEFAGPQWLRYPQPGFWLFQGAVLLLGYLFGRRGKRDQSSTRESPRAQLGGEQATREYGQQIARELGR